ACAACACTGAATGGTAAGCACATCAGTTTCATCAGCTCGAGAGCAGCGGATGATCATTTTATTTACGTTTCGGGAAATGACAATAAACCGGATCTTTCTATAGGACGGATCGTTTCGCGCACTCCGGAAGACGCCGAGAATTTTGTTGAAAAACTTATACTCTACGAGTCTCAGCCAATTTACGGAAACTGGAAAAACACCATCACGATCGTGGCGGACGATCTTTTCAGACCATCAAGCCGCCGAGAAGGCTTCCACATAAACGATTCGGAAAATATTATCGTCCCTACCCTCCCGATAAACGGCGACATACGAAAGATCTACCTCACCGAATATAAAGTAGAAACCGACGCCGCCGTATTCGGGGTAAGAAAACCGGACGCAACGAAGGCGCTGCTCGATCAGCTTAACCGCGGAACAACATTTTTAATTTATATCGGTCACGGCGGACCGACTGTTTTAGCACAGGAAAAACTTCTTGCCAGCGACAGGGATCTCAACATAATCGACACTGGAATGAAACTCCCGATCTGGGTTGCGGGCACGTGCGAATTCGGACGATACGACGATCCGAACATTCAATCGATGGCTGAAGACCTTCTCGTCCAGAAACAGAACGGAGCCATAGGTATGTTTGCCGCGTCAAGGCTGGTCTTTTCAGGCGCCAATGCCACAATAACAGCCTCTTTCTTCAACAATCTTTTGCCCAGCCAGCCCTACACGAGCAACGCTCCCAGGGTAGGCGCCGCCCTGCTGGCGACAAAGCTCACCCGTCAGGGCGCGGACCCAAGCAACGATCAAAAATATCATTTCTTAGGCGACCCGGCGATGAGGGTAGCCTTACCGGGGGGTCGCGCAATCGTTGAAGAAATTGATCCTTCGGTGTTGATGGCGCTCGGTAAAACTACGTTAAAAGGAAAGGTTCAGGATGAGGCGGGAACCATATACATGTCAAATTCTACCTCTGTTTCAGTGAACATATTCGATTCGGATAAATCCGTCACGAGGAGTGAAACTTACAACGGAGTAACGGGTTCCATAAGTTATGTGTTACCGGGTTCAAGAATATTCAGCGGTCCCGTGAGCGCAGAATCAGGAAATTACGAGAGCACCTTTATCGTACCGCGAGATATCAGCTATGGCGGGAACAGCGGAAAGGCATTGATATACTGGTGGGATGAATCCGCTAAAATAGATGGCGCCGGAGCTATGCACAGCATTGAGTACAGTGGGACGGCGGATTCCGGAGAAGATAACGTCGGTCCGGACATAAGCATCGGATTCCGGGATATATACTTTAGACCGGGTGACATTGTCCCGCCGGATGCTTTACTTGAAGTAACTATAAGTGATGAAAACGGGATCAACCTCGCCGAGGAGGTCGGTCACAAGATCACGCTGACTATCGACGATAATCTGAACGACAAGTTTAACATAACTCAATTTTTCGAGTACGATATAAACAGTTACCAGAAAGGTTCGCTGGAGTATCCCATGCCCGCTCTTGATGAAGGTGAACACTCGCTGACCGTGAAAGCCTGGGACAGTTTCAACAATTTCAGTGAAGAATCGATAGTGTTCAGCGTTGTAACGGGAGACGATCTCAGCATAGAGCGAGTTTATAACTATCCGAACCCGATGTCCAATTCTACGGATTTCACTTTCTATATCAACCAGCCGGCTGAGTTGGTTGAGATCCGGATATATACGGTCGCGGGCAGGCTTATTAAGAAAATACAAGATTATTCCGCTAATTCTGTCGGATTTCAAAGAATCGGGTGGGACGGAAGGGACGAAACCGGAGACAGAATTGCGAACGGCGTATATATTTACCGGTTGAGGGTTAAATCCCTAATTACGAATAAGTGGGCGGAAGTCATTGAGAAACTCGCCATAGCAAGATGAACAACCGGCTCCCTCTTGTAAAATTCTACACGAAAGAGGAATGCCCT
This is a stretch of genomic DNA from Candidatus Neomarinimicrobiota bacterium. It encodes these proteins:
- the porU gene encoding type IX secretion system sortase PorU, producing the protein TTLNGKHISFISSRAADDHFIYVSGNDNKPDLSIGRIVSRTPEDAENFVEKLILYESQPIYGNWKNTITIVADDLFRPSSRREGFHINDSENIIVPTLPINGDIRKIYLTEYKVETDAAVFGVRKPDATKALLDQLNRGTTFLIYIGHGGPTVLAQEKLLASDRDLNIIDTGMKLPIWVAGTCEFGRYDDPNIQSMAEDLLVQKQNGAIGMFAASRLVFSGANATITASFFNNLLPSQPYTSNAPRVGAALLATKLTRQGADPSNDQKYHFLGDPAMRVALPGGRAIVEEIDPSVLMALGKTTLKGKVQDEAGTIYMSNSTSVSVNIFDSDKSVTRSETYNGVTGSISYVLPGSRIFSGPVSAESGNYESTFIVPRDISYGGNSGKALIYWWDESAKIDGAGAMHSIEYSGTADSGEDNVGPDISIGFRDIYFRPGDIVPPDALLEVTISDENGINLAEEVGHKITLTIDDNLNDKFNITQFFEYDINSYQKGSLEYPMPALDEGEHSLTVKAWDSFNNFSEESIVFSVVTGDDLSIERVYNYPNPMSNSTDFTFYINQPAELVEIRIYTVAGRLIKKIQDYSANSVGFQRIGWDGRDETGDRIANGVYIYRLRVKSLITNKWAEVIEKLAIAR